In one Kluyveromyces marxianus DMKU3-1042 DNA, complete genome, chromosome 4 genomic region, the following are encoded:
- the RSM10 gene encoding mitochondrial 37S ribosomal protein uS10m encodes MFRNGFRGILRQQSTVAGPRTLPFNAKETPIPKNVEAVYHAPLKIEPVHKDLVADIQLKSYDNENLDFFSSFVLRAGYYLGIPMKGPKPMPTKRERWTVIRAPFVMAKSKENFERHTHARLIRLYDTNVEVVETLLSYISKHSMSGVGIKCNLYQREPVDLQSKKEDLDVEKFDMSSQLHGLDDAVGAKVVELLKNPEFSKHFK; translated from the coding sequence ATGTTCAGAAACGGTTTTCGTGGGATTTTGAGACAGCAGTCGACAGTGGCTGGACCTCGTACTCTTCCATTCAATGCGAAAGAGActccaattccaaaaaatGTGGAGGCAGTATACCATGCGCCTTTGAAGATCGAGCCAGTACACAAAGATCTAGTGGCGGACATTCAGTTGAAGTCTTATGATAACGAGAATCTTGATTTTTTCAGCAGTTTTGTGCTTAGAGCAGGGTATTACTTGGGTATTCCAATGAAGGGACCCAAGCCAATGCCAACAAAGAGAGAACGTTGGACGGTTATCAGGGCACCATTTGTGATGGCTAAATCGAAGgaaaattttgaaagacACACGCACGCGCGGTTGATCAGACTATATGACACTAACGTCGAGGTAGTGGAGACGTTATTGTCTTACATTTCGAAACACAGTATGAGTGGTGTTGGTATTAAGTGTAACTTGTACCAACGCGAGCCTGTAGACCTACAAAGCAAGAAGGAAGACTTGGATGTGGAGAAGTTTGACATGAGCTCGCAACTGCACGGACTGGACGATGCTGTCGGTGCTAAGGTAGTTGAGTTGCTAAAAAACCCAGAATTCAGCAAACActttaaataa
- the TRM7 gene encoding tRNA methyltransferase TRM7: MGKSSKDKRDLYYRKAKEQGFRARSAFKLLQLDDDFNFLEDAVRVVDLCAAPGSWSQVLSRRLFVEGRDNSDRKIVAVDLQPMSPIDNVITLQADITHPRTLQTITDLFEGEKADFICSDGAPDVTGLHDLDEYVQQQLILSALQLSTCLLRKGGNFVAKIFRGRDIDMLYSQLGYLFDKVVCAKPRSSRGTSLESFIVCLGYNPPVGWEPKLDINVSVEDFFQGCDIGKLSLDDEGGKLLDYREEPRSIAKFIACGGLSSFDSDATYHVDPSSSALDPVQAPTNPPYKKALELKRKGKMSRAI, from the coding sequence ATGGGTAAAAGTAGTAAAGATAAGCGAGATTTATACTATAGGAAGGCAAAAGAGCAAGGATTTCGGGCAAGATCAGCGTTTAAATTGTTACAGCTAGATGATGacttcaatttcttggagGATGCCGTGCGTGTGGTAGACTTATGTGCTGCACCTGGATCATGGTCACAAGTATTGAGTAGAAGGTTGTTTGTTGAAGGTCGTGACAACAGTGATAGGAAGATAGTTGCTGTTGATTTGCAGCCAATGTCGCCAATAGATAATGTGATAACGTTGCAGGCAGACATTACACACCCCAGGACGCTCCAGACTATCACAGACTTGTTTGAGGGCGAGAAGGCAGACTTTATATGTAGTGATGGTGCACCGGATGTGACAGGGTTACATGATTTGGACGAATatgttcaacaacagctaATATTAAGCGCTTTGCAATTATCTACATGCTTGCTTCGGAAAGGCGGTAACTTCGTAGCAAAAATTTTTCGTGGTCGTGATATCGACATGCTTTACTCACAGTTAGGGTATCTTTTTGACAAAGTGGTTTGTGCGAAACCACGTTCTTCTAGAGGAACGTCGCTCGAGTCCTTTATAGTTTGTCTTGGTTACAATCCACCTGTTGGTTGGGAACCCAAGCTAGACATTAATGTGTCTGTAGAAGACTTCTTTCAAGGTTGTGATATTGGGAAGTTGAGCTTGGATGACGAGGGCGGAAAACTTCTGGATTATCGCGAAGAACCAAGATCAATAGCTAAATTTATTGCATGTGGTGGACTCTCGTCATTTGATAGCGACGCGACCTACCACGTTGACCCCAGCAGTTCTGCGTTGGACCCCGTACAGGCTCCAACAAATCCACCATATAAGAAGGCTCTTGAACTAAAACGGAAGGGCAAAATGAGCCGTGCAATATAA
- the KRS1 gene encoding lysine--tRNA ligase KRS1 produces MSNFLLIKPKLKNFDILRKFIESTSRTKLHLSVEDRFIGITVLEGVSLLIRNQNPTAEKMSQPHEVAQATEAVANLHLDEVTGEMVSKSELKKRIKQRQVEAKKAAKKASAKPVPEPKKKVNTDAFADLDPSQYFEARSRQINELRKTQSPNPYPHKFQVSITLPEFLAKYAHLKRGETLPEEKVSIAGRIHAKRESGSKLKFYVLHGDGVEVQVMSQLQDYHQESSYEDDHSLIKRGDIVGVEGYVGRTSPKKGGEGEISVFVSRIELLTPCLHMLPTDHFGFKDQELRYRKRYLDLIMNKDARNRFITRSKIISYIRKFLDTRNFIEVETPMMNVIAGGATAKPFITHHNDLDMDMYMRIAPELFLKELVVGGMDRVYEIGRQFRNEGIDMTHNPEFTTCEFYQAYADVYDLMDMTEIMFSEMVKEITGSYVIKYHPDPNDPAKEMELNFARPWKRINMIEELEKRFNVTFPPGDQLHTAETGEFLKKVLKDNKMDCAPPLTNARMLDKLVGELEDTCINPTFIFGHPQMMSPLAKYSRDQPGLCERFEVFVATKEICNAYTELNDPFDQRARFEEQANQKAQGDDEAQLVDETFCNALEYGLPPTGGWGCGIDRLAMFLTDSNTIREVLLFPTLKPEIVKEEKEKKA; encoded by the coding sequence ATGTCAAATTTTCTTCTCATTAAGCCAAAGCTGAAAAATTTCGACATTTTGAGAAAGTTCATCGAATCgacatcaagaacaaagtTACACTTATCAGTTGAAGATAGGTTTATTGGAATTACAGTCCTAGAAGGTGTTAGTCTTCTGAtaagaaaccaaaatccTACTGCGGAAAAAATGTCTCAACCACACGAAGTTGCTCAAGCCACTGAAGCTGTGGCTAACTTGCACTTGGACGAGGTTACCGGTGAAATGGTTTCCAAGTCTGAGTTGAAGAAGCGTATCAAGCAAAGACAAGTCGAAGCCAAGAAGGCTGCTAAGAAGGCTTCTGCTAAGCCAGTTCCAGagccaaagaagaaggttaaCACTGATGCATTTGCTGATTTGGATCCTTCTCAATACTTTGAAGCTAGATCCAGACAAATCAACGAACTAAGAAAGACTCAAAGTCCAAACCCATACCCTCACAAGTTCCAAGTCTCTATTACTTTGCCAGAATTCTTGGCTAAGTATGCTCACTTGAAGCGTGGTGAGACTTTgccagaagaaaaggtcTCTATTGCCGGTAGAATTCACGCCAAGAGAGAATCTGGTTCCAAGTTGAAGTTCTACGTCTTGCACGGTGACGGTGTTGAAGTCCAAGTTATGTCTCAACTACAAGATTACCACCAAGAATCTTCTTACGAAGATGATCATTCTTTGATCAAGAGAGGTGACATCGTCGGTGTTGAAGGTTACGTCGGTAGAACTTCCCCAAAGAAGGGTGGTGAAGGTGAAATCTCTGTGTTCGTTTCCCGTATCGAGCTATTGACACCATGTTTGCACATGTTGCCAACCGATCACTTCGGTTTCAAGGACCAAGAATTGAGATACAGAAAGAGATACTTGGATTTGATTATGAACAAGGATGCTAGAAACCGTTTCATTACTCGTTCCAAGATCATCAGTTACATTAGAAAATTCTTGGACACCAGAAACTttattgaagttgaaacCCCAATGATGAACGTCATTGCTGGTGGTGCCACTGCTAAGCCATTCATCACTCACCACAACGATTTGGACATGGACATGTATATGAGAATTGCCCCAGAAttgttcttgaaagaattgGTTGTTGGTGGTATGGACAGAGTTTACGAAATTGGTAGACAATTCAGAAACGAAGGTATTGATATGACCCACAACCCAGAATTCACTACATGTGAATTTTACCAAGCTTACGCTGATGTCTATGACTTGATGGACATGACTGAAATCATGTTCTCTGAGATGGTCAAGGAAATCACTGGTTCTTACGTCATTAAGTACCACCCAGATCCAAACGATCCAGCAAAGGAAATGGAATTGAACTTCGCTAGACCATGGAAGAGAATCAACATGATTGAAGAACTAGAAAAGAGATTCAATGTCACTTTCCCACCTGGTGACCAACTTCACACCGCTGAAACTGGTgagttcttgaagaaggtctTGAAGGACAACAAGATGGACTGTGCTCCACCATTAACCAACGCTAGAATGCTAGACAAGTTGGTTGGTGAATTAGAAGACACCTGTATCAACCCAACTTTCATCTTCGGACACCCACAAATGATGTCTCCATTGGCTAAGTACTCCAGAGACCAACCAGGTCTTTGTGAAAGATTCGAAGTTTTCGTTGCCACAAAGGAAATCTGTAACGCTTACACCGAATTGAACGATCCATTTGACCAAAGAGCTCGTTTCGAAGAACAAGCTAACCAAAAGGCTCAAGGTGATGACGAAGCCCAATTGGTTGACGAAACCTTCTGTAACGCTTTGGAATACGGTTTGCCACCAACTGGTGGTTGGGGTTGTGGTATCGACAGATTGGCTATGTTCTTGACCGACTCTAACACCATTAGAGAAGTCTTGCTATTCCCAACCTTGAAGCCAGAAATTgtcaaggaagaaaaggaaaagaaggctTAA
- the BAP3 gene encoding amino acid transporter BAP3, with protein sequence MTDEARKDRGGNIHEKSSNETEISVSTEKQSLEVRNGLFQRFVDSFKRAEDDDDGEINLDVLESCDERRARMHHHDAADVVLSNVTSNPNHKGPVIASSKLKSTIQPRHTIMMSLGTGIGTGLLVANGKSLYFGGPGGLLIGYVLVSIISYIMMQAVGELALAYPKLPGNFNAYQAIFISPAWGFATVYLSLLQWLTVLPLELITGTLIVQYWNDKINPDVFVVIFFVFLLAVHYYGSGRCYAEFEFIFNSCKVLMIIGFVILGIIINCGGAGKDGYIGGKYWKKPGSFAEGSAGSQFKGVCYTLITGFFSYGGQELFALTVNESVNPRKAIPSATKKSIYRILFIYLLTMILIGFLVPRDSDELMGAGGSATHASPYVIAISSHGVKIVPHIVNAVILISVISVGNTALYTGPRLLNSLAEQNMAPKILNYVDRRGRPLVALVICSVFGVIAFAAASKNEEQVFTWLAAIAGLAELFTWTGICLSHYRFRRACKVQNRPIDDLGYVSTTGEWGSLYAVFFNILVFIAQFWVALFPMDNKGKADAEAFFESYLAAPIWIVLYFGYMLYTKDFTFLVPLKEIDLDSYRKRYDPEILRQEDLEHKEKVRSKGWWYKLYDIWC encoded by the coding sequence ATGACAGACGAAGCTAGGAAGGATCGTGGTGGAAATATCCACGAGAAGTCTTCCAACGAGACGGAAATCAGTGTTTCTACGGAAAAGCAATCCTTGGAGGTTCGTAATGGGCTATTCCAGAGGTTTGTGGATTCATTCAAGAGAGCggaggatgatgatgatgggGAAATAAATCTAGATGTCTTGGAAAGTTGCGATGAAAGGCGGGCTCGTATGCACCATCATGACGCAGCAGACGTTGTTCTAAGTAACGTCACCAGCAATCCTAATCACAAGGGTCCTGTTATCGCATCTTCGAAGCTTAAATCGACCATTCAGCCCAGACACACGATTATGATGTCGTTGGGTACTGGTATTGGTACCGGTTTATTGGTTGCCAACGGTAAATCTTTATACTTTGGTGGTCCAGGTGGTTTGCTAATTGGTTATGTTCTGGTTTCCATCATCAGTTATATTATGATGCAAGCAGTTGGTGAACTAGCACTTGCATACCCAAAGTTACCTGGTAACTTTAACGCATACCAGgccattttcatttctcCAGCTTGGGGTTTCGCTACTGTCTATCTAAGTTTGCTCCAATGGCTCACGGTTTTACCTTTGGAATTGATCACGGGTACATTAATTGTTCAATACTGGAACGATAAGATTAATCCCGATGTGTTTGTTGTtatcttctttgttttcttgctAGCTGTACACTATTATGGTTCCGGTAGGTGTTACGCTGAATTCGAATTCATATTCAATTCGTGCAAGGTTCTGATGATCATTGGTTTTGTCATTTTGGGTATCATCATTAATTGTGGTGGTGCGGGTAAGGATGGCTACATCGGTGGTAAGTACTGGAAGAAGCCCGGTTCATTTGCCGAAGGTAGTGCCGGTAGCCAGTTCAAGGGTGTTTGTTACACATTAATTACTGGTTTCTTCTCCTACGGTGGTCAAGAACTATTTGCCTTGACCGTGAACGAGTCTGTTAATCCAAGAAAGGCCATCCCAAGTGCCACGAAGAAGTCAATCTACAGAATCTTGTTTATCTATCTTCTAACAATGATTCTCATCGGTTTCTTGGTGCCAAGAGACAGTGACGAGCTAATGGGTGCTGGTGGTTCAGCTACCCATGCCTCCCCATATGTTATTGCTATCTCTTCCCACGGTGTCAAGATTGTTCCACATATTGTGAACGCCGTCATTTTGATTTCCGTTATTTCTGTGGGTAACACTGCCCTTTACACTGGTCCAAGATTGCTAAATTCCTTGGCTGAACAAAACATGGCTCCAAAGATCTTGAATTATGTTGACAGAAGAGGTAGACCTTTAGTTGCTTTAGTCATATGTTCTGTATTTGGTGTCATTGCATTCGCTGCTGCATCCAAGAACGAAGAACAAGTGTTCACATGGTTAGCTGCCATTGCCGGTTTGGCTGAGTTGTTCACATGGACTGGTATTTGTCTATCCCATTATAGATTCAGACGTGCTTGTAAGGTCCAAAACAGACCTATTGACGATTTAGGTTACGTTTCAACAACTGGTGAATGGGGTTCTCTATACGctgtcttcttcaacatatTAGTCTTCATTGCCCAATTTTGGGTCGCCCTTTTCCCAATGGACAACAAAGGAAAGGCTGATGCAGAAGCATTCTTCGAATCATACTTAGCTGCTCCAATATGGATTGTCCTCTACTTTGGATATATGCTCTACACCAAAGACTTCACCTTCTTAGTCCCACTAAAAGAAATAGATTTAGACTCTTATAGAAAGAGGTACGACCCAGAAATCCTAAGGCAGGAAGACTTAGAACACAAGGAAAAAGTAAGGAGTAAAGGATGGTGGTACAAACTCTACGACATTTGGTGTTAA
- the DET1 gene encoding acid phosphatase DET1, with translation MKPRLILLIRHGESESNKDKKVNEHTPNHLIPLTKNGMNQARMAGIEILKLLNVDDDSLIQKIEQEQDHPDDRKKLEQNYKRVRTSKDTDIVFYTSPYRRTRETLKGIIEMIDRYNELNTGIKVCEGESYQPLGTRRLAHWQCPAFPSAVFENSASVTNLRKVHTTGVPTTTDSSTSDQNQNQKNFLHYRVKEEPRIREQDFGNFQQTESMTEVMNTRANYGHFFFRLPQGESAADVYDRCSGFQESLFRHFERSGGKKRDVVAIVTHGIFLRVFLMKWFRWTYEEFESLMNVPNGSVIIMELDETLDRYVLRTKLPKWTTTGCDDAAAGASTSGSNSSCAQKHCQCEPTAIV, from the coding sequence ATGAAACCAAGATTAATACTACTGATCAGACACGGCGAAAGTGAGTCcaacaaggacaagaaggTGAACGAACACACACCCAACCACTTAATCCCGCTAACCAAGAACGGAATGAACCAGGCCCGAATGGCTGGTATAGAGATATTGAAGCTGTTGAACGTTGACGATGATTCCCTCATCCAAAAGATTGAGCAAGAACAAGATCACCCAGACGACAGGAAGAAGCTCGAACAAAACTACAAACGAGTGAGAACGTCAAAGGATACGGATATCGTGTTCTACACTTCCCCGTACCGCCGTACGCGTGAAACGTTGAAAGGAATAATCGAAATGATCGACCGGTACAACGAGCTAAATACCGGAATAAAAGTGTGCGAGGGCGAGTCGTACCAGCCGTTAGGCACACGCCGTTTGGCACATTGGCAGTGTCCAGCGTTTCCAAGTGCTGTGTTTGAAAATAGCGCCAGTGTTACCAACTTGAGGAAAGTCCATACTACAGGAGTGCCAACCACGACCGATTCTTCTACCTCGgaccaaaaccaaaaccaaaagaacTTTCTACATTACAGGGTCAAGGAAGAGCCTCGAATCAGAGAACAGGATTTCGGCAACTTCCAGCAGACAGAGTCCATGACAGAGGTCATGAACACGCGTGCGAACTACGgccacttcttcttcagattgCCGCAGGGCGAATCTGCCGCTGATGTTTACGACCGGTGTTCCGGTTTCCAAGAGTCCCTATTCCGCCATTTCGAGAGAAGCGGCGGCAAGAAGAGAGATGTGGTCGCAATTGTCACCCACGGGATATTCTTGCGTGTGTTCTTGATGAAATGGTTTAGATGGACTTACGAGGAGTTTGAGTCGCTCATGAACGTGCCGAACGGAAGCGTCATCATCATGGAGCTGGACGAAACGCTCGACCGCTACGTGTTGCGCACCAAGCTCCCCAAATGGACCACAACGGGGTGCGATGATGCCGCGGCGGGGGCGTCAACCTCGGGCTCGAACTCTTCTTGCGCGCAGAAACACTGTCAATGCGAGCCCACCGCGATCGTCTga
- the TPI1 gene encoding triose-phosphate isomerase TPI1, which yields MARTFFVGGNFKMNGTKASIKEIVERLNSASIPSNVEVVIAPPAAYLDHAVSLNKKAQVSVAAQNAYLKASGAFTGENSVEQIKDVGAEWVILGHSERRTYFHETDEFIADKTKFALDSGVKVILCIGETLEEKQKGITLEVVQRQLQAVLDKVQDWTNVVVAYEPVWAIGTGLAATSDDAQDIHHSIREFLAKKLNKDTAEKIRILYGGSANGKNAVTFKDKADVDGFLVGGASLKPEFVDIINSRV from the coding sequence ATGGCTAGAACATTCTTCGTTGGTGGTAACTTCAAGATGAACGGTACCAAGGCTTCCATTAAGGAAATCGTTGAGAGATTGAACTCTGCTTCGATTCCATCCAACGTGGAAGTTGTGATTGCTCCTCCAGCTGCCTACTTGGACCACGCTGTctctttgaacaagaaggcTCAAGTCAGTGTTGCTGCCCAAAACGCATACTTGAAGGCTTCCGGTGCTTTCACTGGTGAAAACTCTGTGGAGCAAATCAAGGATGTTGGTGCCGAATGGGTTATCTTGGGTCACTCCGAAAGAAGAACGTACTTCCACGAAACCGATGAATTCATTGCTGACAAGACCAAGTTCGCTTTGGACAGCGGTGTCAAGGTTATCCTATGTATTGGTGAAaccttggaagaaaagcaaAAGGGTATCACTTTGGAAGTTGTCCAAAGACAATTGCAAGCTGTTTTGGACAAGGTCCAAGACTGGACCAACGTTGTTGTTGCCTACGAACCAGTCTGGGCTATTGGTACCGGTTTGGCTGCTACCTCTGACGATGCTCAAGACATCCACCACTCCATCAGAGAATTCTTggccaagaagttgaacaagGACACCGCTGAAAAGATCAGAATCCTATACGGTGGTTCCGCTAACGGTAAGAACGCTGTCACCTTCAAGGACAAGGCCGACGTTGACGGTTTCTTGGTTGGTGGTGCTTCTTTGAAGCCAGAATTCGTTGACATCATCAACTCCAGAGTCTAA